In Candidatus Palauibacter scopulicola, a genomic segment contains:
- a CDS encoding efflux RND transporter periplasmic adaptor subunit, which translates to MKARHWVTLIVLLVAGAAVTGIFMRLNEDETDEPQSFGDAAADSVAEAVRGTASAAAFATDIFLPVEGAVIQRDTFVLWVTASGRAASLRQAPLHAEVQGPVTAVPVQEGTQVRAGQLLARIDPTLYEIREQRVEASVARAEAEYLDRVLFDEELPDSIRLARAEQARIRVGLPDQEAQLAEARYELEKTRIVAPFAGRVANLAVAHGSRVRAGDSIATIVDLSEIDIDAGVLHSELPLVEVGRQATATFPALRGEIFEGRVVSVNPLVDPETQTARVTVRLSNPEARIVPGMPGNVRIAGRQLADRTFVPKEAVVERSRRQVVFVFEPGSPGSETGRAQWEYVTLGLENDTQVEIIPSPDGDDTFVPAGGEVVLVDGHATLTHDAQVRIENHGDLATPTEPAPDGATSGSTDGSR; encoded by the coding sequence ATGAAGGCACGTCATTGGGTTACGTTGATCGTCCTGCTCGTCGCGGGCGCGGCCGTCACCGGCATCTTCATGCGGCTGAACGAAGACGAGACGGACGAACCGCAGAGCTTCGGCGATGCCGCGGCGGACTCCGTGGCCGAGGCGGTGCGCGGGACGGCGTCGGCGGCAGCCTTCGCCACGGACATCTTCCTCCCTGTCGAGGGCGCCGTCATCCAGCGCGACACCTTCGTCCTCTGGGTCACGGCGAGCGGACGGGCCGCGTCTCTACGCCAAGCCCCACTCCATGCTGAGGTCCAAGGGCCGGTGACCGCGGTGCCGGTGCAGGAGGGGACACAAGTGCGGGCCGGCCAACTGCTGGCACGGATCGACCCCACCCTCTACGAGATCCGGGAGCAGCGGGTGGAAGCCTCGGTGGCGCGCGCCGAGGCGGAGTATCTGGACCGCGTGCTCTTTGATGAGGAGTTGCCGGATTCGATCCGCTTGGCCCGTGCCGAGCAGGCCCGGATCCGGGTCGGCCTCCCCGACCAGGAGGCGCAACTCGCGGAAGCGCGTTACGAACTGGAGAAGACCCGGATCGTCGCGCCCTTCGCCGGCCGGGTGGCGAACCTCGCTGTGGCGCACGGGAGCCGCGTCCGGGCGGGCGATTCGATCGCGACCATCGTCGATCTTTCCGAGATCGACATCGACGCCGGGGTCCTGCATTCGGAACTGCCCCTCGTGGAGGTGGGGCGGCAGGCGACGGCGACCTTCCCCGCGCTCCGGGGAGAGATCTTCGAGGGGCGCGTCGTGAGCGTGAACCCGCTGGTCGATCCCGAGACGCAGACGGCGCGGGTCACCGTGCGGCTGTCGAATCCCGAGGCTCGAATCGTGCCGGGCATGCCGGGGAACGTGCGGATCGCCGGCCGGCAGCTCGCGGACCGCACGTTCGTGCCGAAGGAAGCGGTCGTCGAGCGGAGCCGGCGGCAGGTCGTGTTCGTGTTCGAGCCGGGGTCCCCGGGTTCGGAGACCGGGCGCGCACAGTGGGAGTATGTGACGCTCGGCCTCGAGAACGACACCCAGGTCGAGATCATCCCCAGCCCGGACGGAGACGACACCTTCGTGCCCGCGGGCGGCGAAGTCGTGCTCGTCGACGGTCACGCCACGCTCACGCACGATGCCCAGGTGCGCATCGAGAACCACGGCGACCTAGCGACGCCGACGGAACCCGCCCCGGACGGCGCGACAAGCGGCTCAACGGACGGTTCGCGGTGA